Proteins from a genomic interval of Cognatishimia sp. WU-CL00825:
- a CDS encoding riboflavin synthase, protein MFTGIITDIGEVRSLEQRGDLRARIACAYDTSTIDMGASIASDGVCLTVIALGDDWYDVEISAETVSKTNLSNWVAGKRVNLERALKVGDELGGHIVSGHVDGVAKVVAMMDEGDSTRVTLRAPKALARFIAPKGSVALNGTSLTVNDVDDCEFGINFIPHTKEMTTWGDVSVGDEINLEIDTLARYVARLAEMS, encoded by the coding sequence ATGTTTACTGGCATCATCACCGATATTGGCGAAGTGCGTTCGCTGGAGCAACGCGGCGATTTGCGGGCTCGGATTGCCTGCGCCTATGACACGTCAACCATTGATATGGGCGCATCAATTGCCAGCGACGGCGTGTGTTTGACTGTGATTGCTCTGGGTGATGATTGGTATGACGTCGAGATTTCGGCTGAGACCGTTTCCAAGACCAACCTGAGCAACTGGGTGGCTGGCAAACGCGTGAATTTGGAGCGTGCCTTGAAGGTGGGTGACGAATTGGGTGGGCATATCGTTTCGGGCCATGTGGATGGTGTGGCCAAGGTGGTTGCGATGATGGACGAAGGTGACAGCACGCGCGTCACCCTGCGCGCGCCCAAGGCGTTGGCGCGGTTCATTGCTCCCAAGGGATCTGTGGCATTGAATGGCACATCGCTGACGGTTAACGACGTTGATGATTGTGAATTTGGCATCAACTTTATTCCACATACCAAGGAAATGACCACTTGGGGCGATGTTTCGGTGGGCGACGAGATTAATTTGGAAATTGACACGCTTGCGCGCTATGTGGCGCGGCTTGCTGAAATGAGCTGA
- the ribB gene encoding 3,4-dihydroxy-2-butanone-4-phosphate synthase — protein MSFATPGPVEAALKAAISPIEDIIEDARQGRMYILVDHEDRENEGDLVIPAGFATPDAVNFMATHGRGLICLTLPAERIDELGLPMMAMHNSSRHETAFTVSIEAREGVTTGISASDRALTVATAINPQNTAADIATPGHVFPLRARRGGVLVRAGHTEAGCDVSRLAGHYPSSVICEIMKEDGSMARLPDLVEFAKTHGLKIGTISDLITYRSKNDNLVVQTDQRKVESEFGGSWDMRIFTDQTHGVEHVALIKGDITTDEPVLVRTHALKVEKDMLGLGAKRADEMRSAMETVDRVGRGVVCLFRSPKNRLFEEDDDGPRTVKQIGIGAQILNNLGLTRLILLTNSPQAVYLGLEAYDLEIVDTRPIEVE, from the coding sequence ATGAGTTTTGCGACCCCCGGACCCGTCGAGGCTGCGCTGAAAGCCGCGATCAGTCCGATTGAAGATATCATCGAAGATGCTCGTCAGGGGCGGATGTATATACTTGTGGATCACGAAGATCGCGAAAACGAAGGGGACTTGGTTATTCCCGCCGGGTTTGCCACGCCGGATGCGGTGAATTTCATGGCAACCCATGGGCGTGGATTGATCTGTTTGACGCTGCCAGCGGAACGCATTGATGAATTGGGCCTGCCTATGATGGCGATGCACAATTCATCGCGGCATGAAACGGCTTTTACAGTGTCCATCGAAGCCCGCGAAGGGGTGACCACCGGTATTTCTGCGTCAGACCGGGCGCTGACGGTGGCCACTGCGATCAATCCGCAAAACACCGCTGCTGATATTGCCACGCCGGGCCACGTGTTTCCGCTGCGCGCACGGCGCGGTGGCGTTTTGGTGCGCGCGGGTCACACCGAGGCAGGCTGTGACGTCAGCCGATTGGCAGGGCATTACCCGTCGTCGGTGATCTGCGAGATCATGAAAGAAGACGGCAGCATGGCGCGTTTGCCTGACCTTGTCGAATTCGCAAAAACCCATGGATTGAAGATCGGCACGATCAGCGACCTGATCACCTATCGCTCAAAAAACGACAATCTGGTTGTGCAGACCGATCAGCGCAAGGTGGAGTCAGAGTTTGGTGGCAGCTGGGATATGCGGATTTTCACCGACCAAACCCATGGGGTCGAACATGTTGCTTTGATCAAAGGCGACATCACAACTGATGAACCGGTATTGGTGCGCACCCATGCTTTGAAGGTGGAAAAAGACATGCTGGGTCTGGGTGCAAAACGCGCGGATGAAATGCGCTCTGCCATGGAAACTGTAGATCGGGTTGGACGCGGTGTGGTCTGCCTGTTCCGCTCGCCTAAGAACCGACTTTTTGAAGAAGATGATGATGGCCCGCGCACGGTCAAGCAGATTGGCATTGGGGCGCAGATCCTGAATAATCTTGGACTGACCCGGTTGATCTTGCTGACCAATTCACCGCAGGCGGTCTATCTGGGTCTTGAAGCCTATGATCTGGAAATCGTTGATACACGTCCCATTGAAGTGGAGTAG
- a CDS encoding 6,7-dimethyl-8-ribityllumazine synthase: MAAAEQHYIMPRAEFDKAVKVLIVVSPYYKDIADNMIAGAVAEVEACGGTYEVVEVPGALEIPTAIGMAENMSNFDAYVALGCVIRGETTHYDTVCNDSSRAIQLLGLQGLCIGNGILTVENRPQAEVRADPAAQNKGGGAAAAALHLLALSRKWGGPRKGVGFLPTSDEIKIAGDSKGTPTA, encoded by the coding sequence ATGGCCGCTGCAGAACAACATTACATCATGCCACGGGCGGAATTTGACAAGGCCGTTAAGGTTTTGATTGTGGTTTCGCCTTATTACAAAGATATCGCTGACAATATGATTGCTGGTGCTGTGGCCGAGGTCGAAGCCTGTGGCGGCACATATGAGGTGGTCGAGGTGCCAGGGGCCTTGGAAATTCCAACTGCGATTGGAATGGCCGAAAATATGAGCAACTTTGACGCTTATGTGGCTTTGGGCTGTGTTATTCGCGGCGAGACAACCCATTACGATACGGTGTGCAATGACAGCAGCCGCGCCATCCAACTGCTTGGTTTGCAAGGGCTTTGCATTGGCAATGGCATCCTGACAGTGGAAAACCGGCCCCAGGCAGAGGTGCGTGCGGACCCGGCTGCGCAAAATAAAGGTGGTGGAGCCGCCGCTGCGGCCTTGCATCTGCTGGCGCTTTCGCGCAAATGGGGCGGCCCGCGTAAGGGAGTCGGATTTCTGCCGACTTCTGATGAGATCAAGATCGCGGGTGATAGCAAGGGCACACCGACCGCATGA
- the nusB gene encoding transcription antitermination factor NusB: protein MTSETKSGLSGNQKRKMKSASRLFAVQALYQMEQSGQTFDQVRVEFLDHRFGEVFEDYEMLEGDVALFSNLLQEVVNNQALVDQMTDRALVAKWPLKRIDTTLRALFRVAGAELTQMDTPPKVVIVEFVQVAQAFFPDGKESKFVNGVLDHMAREAKPEAF from the coding sequence ATGACCTCTGAGACGAAATCCGGCCTTTCCGGCAACCAGAAACGCAAGATGAAATCCGCATCTCGGCTGTTTGCCGTGCAGGCGCTGTATCAGATGGAGCAATCTGGGCAGACCTTCGATCAGGTGCGGGTCGAGTTTTTGGACCACCGTTTTGGTGAGGTTTTCGAAGACTATGAGATGCTTGAAGGCGACGTGGCGCTGTTTTCCAACCTGTTGCAAGAAGTTGTGAACAATCAAGCGCTGGTGGACCAGATGACAGACCGGGCGCTGGTGGCAAAATGGCCCTTAAAGCGGATCGACACAACATTGCGTGCTTTGTTCCGCGTGGCCGGGGCTGAACTGACCCAAATGGATACACCGCCAAAGGTGGTGATTGTCGAGTTTGTGCAGGTCGCGCAGGCGTTTTTTCCGGATGGCAAAGAAAGCAAGTTTGTGAATGGCGTGCTGGATCACATGGCGCGCGAGGCCAAACCAGAAGCGTTTTAG
- a CDS encoding SulP family inorganic anion transporter: protein MTWRFGRPADEAPHIAPSASKEKIGARARMRRMMPFLNWTPMVNRETFRADVFAGITNAAIVLPQGIAFAAIAGLPPQYGLYTAMITPVIAALFGSSWHLVSGPTTAISVVIFATLSEQFVPGSPEFIAAVFSITLLAGFFQLCLGLVNLGQLVSLVSHSVMVGFTAGAAILIFLSQLPGFIGKSLPRPDELFELGKELWHALPHLNPYVLAVSITTLVVAVVVKKLRPVWPNYLIALVAGSLLAYALDAANHGVIFVQAIESGIPPIAVPDMSFDIVRSLSQGAFALALIGLLEAVSIARAMSLQSHQSLDSNQEIIGQGLSNIGGSFFSAYMGSGSFTRSSLNLEAGAKTPLAAILAAGFLLVILLLISPLIVYIPIPAMAGLIMLVAWKLIDMKEIKHILSTSPSETSIFLITFVVVLLVDLEFAIYTGVIVSLALFLRQTMKPGLPVNVPNGKLEGRPFMSPIHWKLPECPQAMFIRVQGPMYFGAVEYLEKEFRRLERERPEQKHLALLVDGSVGIDLAGAEWLVEESRNRDELGGKLFVVGRYPPLRRQMDQFHVTKLIGKDHIFRRKREMLETLVPSLDPDICANCKLRVFLECVSQPNNALKDDKAA from the coding sequence ATGACTTGGCGTTTTGGGCGACCAGCGGATGAGGCTCCGCATATTGCACCTTCTGCATCTAAGGAAAAAATTGGCGCGCGGGCGCGTATGCGACGCATGATGCCTTTTTTAAACTGGACGCCGATGGTCAATCGCGAAACATTTCGCGCGGATGTGTTTGCCGGCATCACCAATGCAGCCATTGTGTTGCCCCAAGGCATTGCCTTTGCGGCCATAGCCGGGTTACCGCCACAATATGGTCTGTACACCGCGATGATCACCCCGGTGATTGCAGCGTTGTTTGGCAGCTCTTGGCATTTGGTGTCCGGCCCAACCACTGCGATTTCAGTGGTGATCTTTGCAACATTGTCAGAGCAATTTGTGCCGGGTTCTCCTGAGTTCATAGCCGCTGTGTTTAGCATCACTTTGTTGGCTGGTTTCTTTCAGCTTTGCTTGGGACTGGTGAACCTTGGGCAGCTTGTCAGCCTAGTGTCCCATTCGGTTATGGTCGGCTTTACGGCGGGGGCGGCCATTTTGATTTTCCTGAGCCAACTGCCTGGTTTCATAGGAAAATCACTGCCCAGGCCAGATGAATTATTTGAACTTGGCAAAGAACTTTGGCACGCTTTGCCGCATCTAAACCCCTATGTTCTGGCGGTGTCAATCACGACGTTGGTTGTGGCTGTTGTGGTGAAAAAACTGCGTCCGGTTTGGCCAAATTACTTGATTGCCTTGGTGGCTGGCAGCCTGTTGGCTTACGCATTGGATGCGGCCAATCACGGGGTGATTTTTGTGCAGGCGATTGAATCGGGCATCCCGCCGATTGCGGTGCCTGACATGTCGTTTGATATTGTGCGCAGTCTGTCGCAGGGGGCATTTGCCCTTGCTTTGATTGGCTTGCTTGAGGCCGTATCCATTGCACGGGCAATGTCGTTGCAATCCCATCAGTCGCTTGATTCCAATCAGGAAATTATTGGTCAGGGGCTTTCAAATATCGGCGGATCGTTCTTTTCTGCCTATATGGGGTCGGGGTCTTTTACGCGCAGTTCTTTGAACCTAGAAGCAGGGGCCAAGACGCCTTTGGCGGCGATTTTGGCAGCAGGATTTCTGCTGGTGATCTTGCTGCTGATCAGCCCGCTGATAGTGTATATTCCCATCCCAGCCATGGCGGGTTTGATCATGTTGGTGGCCTGGAAGCTGATCGATATGAAAGAAATTAAACATATCCTGTCCACTAGCCCGTCGGAAACATCGATCTTTTTGATCACATTTGTTGTGGTGTTGTTGGTGGATCTGGAATTTGCGATCTACACGGGAGTCATCGTGTCTTTGGCGCTGTTTTTACGCCAGACCATGAAACCGGGCCTGCCGGTGAATGTGCCAAACGGCAAGCTTGAGGGGCGACCGTTTATGAGCCCGATCCATTGGAAACTGCCGGAATGTCCACAGGCGATGTTCATTCGCGTGCAGGGACCGATGTATTTTGGCGCGGTAGAATACCTGGAGAAAGAATTTCGTCGGCTTGAACGGGAGCGCCCAGAACAAAAGCACTTGGCTTTGCTGGTGGATGGCTCGGTTGGCATCGATCTGGCTGGCGCTGAATGGTTGGTGGAAGAGAGCCGCAATCGCGATGAGCTGGGTGGCAAGTTGTTTGTGGTTGGGCGCTATCCACCGCTGCGCAGGCAGATGGACCAATTCCACGTGACCAAGCTGATTGGAAAAGACCATATTTTCCGGCGCAAACGCGAAATGCTGGAGACTTTGGTGCCTTCGCTGGATCCGGATATTTGTGCCAATTGCAAGCTGCGGGTGTTCTTGGAATGTGTTTCACAGCCCAATAACGCGCTGAAGGATGATAAAGCCGCTTGA
- the nadC gene encoding carboxylating nicotinate-nucleotide diphosphorylase → MSFATVPDLILEPMVRSALLEDLGSYGDVTTRAVIPADVTYDAKLNARQDAIVSGMQVAALTFRLVDPSLEITLHIADGQTCKKGDVLMSIKGKAASILSGERVALNYAGRLTGIATKTAGFVAQAKGTKARVTCTRKTTPNMRLVEKLAVLHGGGHNHRYSLSDAIMIKDNHIAAAGGVRQVLEATKQHASHMMAVEIEVDRLDQLQEVLEVGGASVVLLDNMNNDDLRQAVKIVNGRMKTEASGNVKLDRIASIAATGVDYISSGALTHSAKTIDLGLDF, encoded by the coding sequence ATGAGTTTTGCCACCGTCCCCGACCTGATCCTTGAACCGATGGTGCGCAGCGCGCTTCTCGAAGATTTGGGCAGCTATGGCGACGTGACAACCCGCGCGGTCATTCCAGCCGACGTGACTTATGACGCCAAGCTGAACGCCCGCCAAGACGCCATCGTCTCTGGCATGCAAGTCGCGGCACTTACCTTTCGCCTTGTCGATCCCTCTTTGGAAATCACTCTGCACATCGCAGATGGCCAAACCTGTAAAAAAGGCGATGTCTTGATGAGCATCAAGGGCAAAGCCGCATCCATTCTGTCTGGCGAACGTGTGGCCCTGAACTACGCAGGCCGCCTGACTGGGATTGCCACCAAAACCGCTGGATTTGTCGCCCAGGCCAAGGGCACCAAGGCCCGCGTGACTTGCACCCGCAAAACCACACCCAACATGCGGCTTGTGGAAAAACTCGCAGTACTGCATGGCGGCGGTCACAACCATCGTTATTCGCTGTCTGACGCCATCATGATCAAAGACAACCACATTGCCGCTGCAGGCGGAGTGCGTCAGGTTCTGGAAGCCACCAAACAACACGCCAGCCACATGATGGCTGTGGAAATCGAAGTCGACCGTCTGGATCAACTGCAAGAAGTGCTAGAGGTCGGCGGGGCCTCTGTGGTGCTGCTGGACAACATGAACAACGACGACCTGCGCCAAGCGGTGAAAATCGTCAACGGACGCATGAAAACCGAGGCCAGCGGCAACGTCAAACTCGACCGCATCGCCTCAATTGCTGCAACTGGCGTCGATTACATTTCGTCCGGCGCACTGACCCACAGCGCCAAAACCATAGATCTGGGCTTGGATTTTTAG
- a CDS encoding L-aspartate oxidase, whose amino-acid sequence MQEIQTDRIVIVGAGMGALYAALKLAPRPVVMISPEPLGEGASSAWAQGGVAAAMDAKDSPQNHATDTLKAGAGTVDAQVAAMVTQEAREHILDLTTMGTPFDRTETGGYVLSREAAHSFARVVRVKGDQAGAQIMAALIEQVAHTPSIQVLEGTMAVNLDTKDGKVTGITIQESDDTRSAPIMLRGSAYLLAGGGSGGLYAVTTNPPRIRGQVIGMAARAGAIIADAEFVQFHPTAMDVGEDPAPLATEALRGEGAILINKHGERFMADLHPDAELAPRDIVARAIYAQSQAGLRPMLDTRAALGESIKTQFISVAEYCARNGIDPAIDPIPVAAAAHYHMGGIKTDTQGRSSLGNLWVCGEASSTGLHGANRLASNGLLEALVYARICADDISEMNSEVQSAEIELNFADHGTPPVPDVVAELRQNMTDNVGVVRTEAGLKSALRIIANLETRDPSPSFLNMCATATLITACALMRQESRGAHERADYPDALPGDGKRSMMTYAEAITLRDDILKETT is encoded by the coding sequence ATGCAAGAGATCCAAACCGATCGCATCGTCATTGTTGGCGCTGGTATGGGCGCGCTCTATGCCGCGCTCAAACTGGCACCGCGGCCTGTGGTTATGATCTCTCCGGAACCACTGGGCGAAGGCGCGAGTTCTGCCTGGGCCCAGGGTGGCGTTGCCGCTGCGATGGACGCCAAAGACAGCCCGCAAAATCACGCCACTGATACGCTCAAAGCAGGCGCAGGCACTGTAGATGCGCAGGTGGCGGCAATGGTGACACAAGAAGCCCGCGAACACATCCTTGACCTGACCACCATGGGCACACCTTTTGATCGCACCGAAACCGGTGGCTATGTGCTGTCACGCGAAGCGGCCCACAGTTTTGCGCGCGTCGTCCGCGTCAAAGGCGACCAAGCCGGTGCGCAAATCATGGCCGCCCTGATCGAACAGGTCGCCCATACCCCAAGTATTCAGGTGCTCGAAGGTACCATGGCCGTCAACTTAGACACCAAAGATGGCAAGGTCACCGGCATTACCATTCAGGAAAGCGACGACACCCGTTCCGCGCCAATCATGTTGCGCGGTTCAGCTTACCTTTTGGCAGGGGGCGGTTCTGGTGGGCTTTATGCCGTTACCACAAATCCGCCACGTATTCGGGGCCAAGTCATCGGCATGGCCGCCCGCGCGGGTGCCATCATTGCTGACGCAGAATTTGTGCAATTCCACCCCACCGCCATGGACGTGGGCGAAGACCCCGCCCCCTTGGCCACCGAAGCCCTGCGCGGCGAAGGTGCCATTCTGATTAACAAACATGGCGAACGGTTTATGGCTGATCTGCATCCAGATGCAGAGCTTGCCCCGCGTGACATCGTCGCCCGCGCGATCTATGCCCAATCCCAAGCTGGGCTGCGCCCTATGCTTGATACCCGCGCAGCCCTTGGCGAAAGCATCAAAACCCAGTTTATCTCAGTTGCTGAATACTGCGCCCGCAACGGCATCGATCCGGCAATTGACCCCATCCCAGTTGCTGCCGCAGCACATTACCATATGGGTGGCATCAAGACAGACACTCAAGGCCGCTCCAGCCTAGGAAATCTTTGGGTCTGCGGTGAAGCCAGCAGCACCGGCCTGCATGGGGCCAACCGCCTGGCCTCCAACGGCTTGCTCGAAGCCCTGGTCTATGCCCGTATCTGTGCTGATGACATTTCCGAGATGAACTCTGAAGTGCAATCCGCTGAAATAGAACTGAACTTTGCAGACCATGGCACGCCACCGGTTCCAGATGTCGTCGCAGAATTACGCCAAAACATGACCGACAATGTCGGCGTTGTCCGCACCGAGGCAGGCTTGAAATCTGCGCTGCGCATCATCGCCAATCTCGAAACCCGCGACCCGTCGCCCAGCTTTCTGAACATGTGTGCCACGGCCACGCTGATCACGGCCTGCGCGCTTATGCGCCAAGAAAGCCGCGGCGCACATGAACGCGCCGATTACCCCGACGCCCTGCCCGGTGACGGGAAACGCTCTATGATGACATATGCAGAGGCCATCACCCTGCGCGACGACATTCTCAAGGAAACGACATGA
- the nadA gene encoding quinolinate synthase NadA yields the protein MLDLTNVRSTLSDHYDLAPNPDLAASMSEIYAKMDRVISPADWAIYAPYVKAITEMKAKRNAVILGHNYMTPEIFHGVSDFVGDSLQLAIKATQVEADVIVQAGVHFMAETSKILSPEKTVLMPDMAAGCSLAESITAEGVEEMRAKYPGAPVVSYVNTTAEVKAASDICCTSSNAVQIVDAMESDTVIMTPDQFLAQNVANQSKKKVVFWEGSCIVHELYTADDLRAYREYDPEVKIIAHPECTPAVVAESDFTGSTSGIIKWVHDNKPAKAMLVTECSMASNIADELPEVDFAKPCNMCPFMKKISLEKILYVLHTMENQVEVEAKMAAKARLSVQAMIDLSQKLGL from the coding sequence TTGCTCGATCTTACCAATGTTCGCTCTACCCTTTCTGATCACTATGACCTTGCGCCGAACCCCGATCTCGCGGCTTCGATGTCAGAGATCTATGCAAAAATGGATCGGGTGATTTCTCCGGCCGACTGGGCCATTTACGCGCCTTACGTCAAAGCCATCACCGAAATGAAAGCCAAACGTAATGCGGTGATTTTGGGTCATAACTATATGACGCCCGAAATCTTCCACGGCGTGTCTGACTTTGTCGGCGACAGCCTGCAACTGGCGATCAAAGCCACACAGGTCGAAGCAGACGTGATTGTGCAGGCCGGCGTCCACTTCATGGCCGAAACCAGCAAAATCCTATCACCGGAAAAAACCGTACTGATGCCAGACATGGCCGCCGGTTGTTCTTTGGCCGAAAGCATCACAGCCGAAGGCGTTGAAGAGATGCGCGCCAAATACCCGGGTGCCCCCGTCGTCAGCTATGTGAACACCACAGCCGAGGTCAAAGCCGCCTCCGATATCTGTTGCACCAGCTCTAACGCTGTGCAAATTGTGGATGCCATGGAAAGCGACACGGTCATTATGACGCCAGACCAATTCCTGGCCCAAAACGTTGCCAACCAATCCAAAAAGAAAGTTGTCTTCTGGGAAGGCTCCTGCATTGTGCACGAGCTTTATACCGCCGACGACCTGCGCGCTTATCGCGAGTATGACCCAGAAGTCAAAATCATTGCCCACCCGGAATGTACACCGGCAGTTGTGGCTGAATCTGATTTCACTGGATCGACTTCAGGCATCATCAAATGGGTACACGACAACAAGCCTGCCAAAGCGATGCTGGTCACCGAATGCTCTATGGCCTCAAACATTGCGGATGAGTTGCCAGAAGTTGACTTCGCAAAGCCTTGCAATATGTGCCCTTTCATGAAGAAAATCTCGCTCGAGAAAATTCTTTATGTGCTGCACACCATGGAAAATCAGGTCGAAGTCGAAGCAAAAATGGCCGCCAAAGCCCGACTCTCTGTGCAGGCCATGATTGACCTGTCACAAAAACTGGGCCTGTAA
- a CDS encoding AbrB family transcriptional regulator, with the protein MKRYFAETKTAAAAALGAAAFLWLGLPLPFLMGPMAICLLLALLGQNLKGMGVIGLAFRTILGVAIGATITPQVLSALPAMAYSLVLLPLFLICVGVTSYPLLRKGFGFDKVTSYYASMPGGLQDLLVFGEEAGANIRALSLVHATRVLLIVSLAPLLLSYFWQVDLIAPPGKPAADIPPLQIALLIGAGLVGWRVALRIKMFGASVLGPMILTAILSVSGIITQRPPAEMIWASQFFIGIAVGSRYVGLTFMEMKTFVLAGFLNGLLLATISAAFILLISTLNFTPSMLDTYLAFLPGGQSEMVVLAIIAGADLTYVVLHHILRMVLIVTFAPVLLSKLNKK; encoded by the coding sequence ATGAAACGGTATTTCGCCGAAACTAAGACCGCCGCCGCTGCAGCTCTGGGTGCAGCGGCTTTTCTTTGGCTTGGTCTTCCGCTGCCCTTTCTTATGGGCCCGATGGCCATCTGCCTTTTGCTGGCGCTGCTTGGGCAAAACCTCAAGGGCATGGGAGTGATCGGCCTGGCCTTTCGCACGATTCTTGGCGTTGCCATCGGTGCCACCATCACCCCCCAAGTGCTCAGCGCCCTGCCCGCAATGGCCTATTCATTGGTTCTGCTGCCGCTCTTCCTGATTTGTGTGGGCGTCACCTCCTACCCACTTTTGCGCAAAGGTTTTGGGTTTGACAAAGTCACCAGCTATTACGCCTCGATGCCTGGTGGGCTGCAGGATCTTTTGGTCTTTGGCGAAGAAGCGGGAGCCAATATACGCGCCCTCTCTCTGGTACATGCTACGCGCGTGTTGCTGATCGTCAGTCTGGCACCACTTCTCTTGAGTTATTTCTGGCAAGTCGACCTGATTGCACCGCCTGGAAAACCCGCAGCAGACATACCGCCTTTGCAGATTGCCCTCTTGATCGGCGCAGGCCTGGTCGGTTGGCGCGTTGCCCTACGTATAAAGATGTTTGGTGCCTCGGTGCTTGGTCCTATGATCCTGACCGCAATTCTGTCGGTCAGCGGAATCATCACCCAACGCCCCCCTGCCGAAATGATCTGGGCGAGCCAGTTCTTTATCGGCATCGCTGTAGGCAGCCGCTATGTCGGCCTTACCTTTATGGAAATGAAAACCTTCGTTTTGGCTGGTTTTCTGAATGGCCTGTTGCTCGCGACCATCAGCGCGGCCTTTATTCTCTTGATCAGCACCCTGAACTTCACGCCCTCAATGCTTGACACCTATCTGGCCTTCTTACCCGGCGGCCAAAGTGAAATGGTGGTCTTGGCCATCATCGCCGGAGCAGACCTGACCTATGTCGTCCTGCATCATATTTTGCGCATGGTTTTGATCGTGACATTCGCACCAGTCTTACTTAGCAAGCTGAACAAGAAATAG
- a CDS encoding tripartite tricarboxylate transporter permease codes for MLEGLLMGLSTAFTFTNILMVIGGCLIGTFIGMLPGLGPMSIIAIMIPIAITIGDPATALILLAGVYYGAVFGGSTSSILINAPGVASTVATSFDGYPLARSGKAGKALTIAAISSFAGGTIGAILLAIFAPALASVALLFHSSEYFALMVVGLSAIAAFAGTGQIAKALLMTFVGLMMATVGEGVLFNMPRFTMGVMDLQSGFGFITLAMAMFALPEAIYLVLDPSRSKTGDGDSGEIKDLRITREEARKIAPVIGRQSLQGFFIGVLPGAGATIASFLGYAVERNIAPKEEQDQFGKGAIKGIAAPESANNAACTGSFVPLLTLGIPGSGTTAILLGALIALNVSPGPRLMIDEPQIFWAVIISMYLGNLVLLVLNLPLIPYIAKVLAVPRNYLIPFILFFTLMGAYIGQNNATELLILVGFGVVATAFRFADYPLAPLLIGFILGPLLENNFSRAMQLYDGMAFMWERPMTLGLLTLAVILVVLPSYRQRRARLRARGVADGD; via the coding sequence ATGCTCGAAGGACTCCTGATGGGCCTTTCAACGGCCTTCACTTTCACCAACATCCTTATGGTTATCGGTGGTTGCCTGATCGGCACCTTCATCGGCATGCTGCCGGGCCTTGGCCCCATGTCAATCATCGCGATCATGATCCCCATTGCCATCACCATCGGCGACCCAGCGACTGCCTTAATTCTTTTGGCAGGTGTTTATTATGGCGCAGTCTTTGGTGGCTCTACATCTTCCATTCTGATCAATGCGCCGGGGGTCGCTTCGACCGTTGCCACCAGCTTTGACGGCTACCCACTTGCCAGATCAGGTAAGGCCGGTAAAGCTCTGACAATCGCCGCAATTTCCTCTTTTGCGGGTGGCACAATTGGGGCCATTCTCTTGGCAATCTTTGCCCCCGCTCTTGCCTCTGTGGCGCTGCTGTTTCACAGCTCTGAATATTTTGCGCTTATGGTTGTTGGCCTGTCGGCCATCGCAGCTTTTGCCGGCACAGGACAAATTGCCAAAGCACTGCTGATGACCTTTGTGGGCCTGATGATGGCCACTGTCGGCGAAGGCGTTCTGTTTAACATGCCGCGCTTTACAATGGGCGTTATGGATCTTCAGTCTGGCTTTGGCTTTATCACACTCGCGATGGCAATGTTTGCTCTGCCCGAAGCCATCTATCTGGTGCTTGATCCAAGCCGTTCTAAAACCGGGGACGGTGACAGCGGTGAAATCAAAGACCTGCGCATCACGCGCGAAGAAGCCAGAAAGATTGCACCGGTCATTGGCCGCCAATCTTTACAAGGTTTCTTCATTGGGGTTTTGCCAGGCGCCGGTGCAACAATCGCCTCATTCTTGGGCTATGCGGTTGAACGCAACATCGCCCCAAAAGAAGAGCAGGATCAATTCGGCAAAGGCGCGATCAAAGGCATCGCCGCACCGGAATCAGCCAATAACGCGGCTTGTACCGGTTCCTTTGTGCCTCTGTTGACGCTAGGTATTCCCGGTTCGGGCACCACAGCGATTTTGTTGGGCGCATTGATCGCGTTAAACGTCAGCCCTGGCCCACGTTTGATGATCGACGAACCCCAAATCTTCTGGGCGGTCATCATTTCGATGTATCTGGGGAATCTGGTTCTGCTGGTCTTGAACCTGCCGCTGATCCCCTACATCGCCAAAGTGCTTGCGGTGCCACGCAACTATCTGATCCCCTTCATTCTGTTCTTTACCTTGATGGGGGCCTATATCGGGCAGAACAATGCAACAGAACTGTTGATCCTTGTGGGCTTTGGTGTGGTTGCAACTGCCTTCAGGTTTGCCGATTACCCATTGGCTCCCCTGTTGATTGGCTTCATCCTAGGCCCATTGCTGGAAAACAACTTTTCGCGCGCAATGCAGCTTTATGATGGCATGGCCTTCATGTGGGAGCGTCCAATGACGCTTGGTCTGCTGACCTTGGCGGTAATTCTTGTAGTTCTGCCAAGCTATCGCCAACGTCGCGCCCGCCTGCGTGCACGTGGTGTTGCAGACGGTGATTAA